A single region of the Trachemys scripta elegans isolate TJP31775 chromosome 19, CAS_Tse_1.0, whole genome shotgun sequence genome encodes:
- the NOL9 gene encoding polynucleotide 5'-hydroxyl-kinase NOL9 isoform X1: MRISARAMLRAHHVPRDARIKLMKNFAPLCSVVLLDGLDTSVTRFILNHPEFSHIFRVKRQSGSCFTPEDAALASTGIGKRDPESGLLLSESSVSAIEELIQACCEEDDGCPVILVCGPKSIGKSTFNRYLINLLLNHLPCVEYLECDLGQTEFTPPGCVSLINVSEPCLGPPFTHQRMPRKMVYYGETSCDQDTERYIDTVKYVFNSYKKEVPLVINTMGWVKGVGLLLLIDIIRLLAPSHIVQISVEDFKDMPRFTPEYINLAAGLHTKGKLQGKCKSMDVSGMEDWKQYEGESDFQTSTTGHKLLCVQPKFPGAGNAGEARVHSSILRDMAMLGYLGQLQPLETRSVRPLHSLVPYQVPFNAVALRVIHTDVAPTHILYSVNASWVGLCRILDEVRCPTDGPVLLTQTPVCDCLGFGIIRGVDMERKLYHILTPVPPENLRLVNSLLLGTITIPDCVFTNQQGTEGEIPYVTSEYNYDISGAGKLKMKKHLKRREHSRS; this comes from the exons ATGAGGATATCAGCCAGGGCGATGCTCAGAGCCCATCATGTGCCACGTG ATGCTAGAATAAAACTGATGAAAAATTTTGCCCCTTTATGTTCTGTGGTGCTGTTGGATGGTCTGGATACTTCGGTTACAAGATTCATTCTTAATCACCCAGAGTTCTCCCATATCTTCAGAGTAAAG AGACAAAGTGGTTCTTGCTTCACACCAGAAGATGCAGCTCTAGCTTCTACTGGTATTGGGAAACGTGATCCTGAAAGTGGCCTGCTTTTGTCAGAGAGTTCAGTTTCAGCAATTGAAGAGTTAATACAAGCGTGTTGTG AGGAAGATGATGGTTGTCCTGTCATTCTGGTGTGTGGCCCAAAAAGTATTGGGAAATCAACTTTTAACAGATATCTCATTAACCTGTTGCTGAATCA CCTTCCTTGTGTTGAATATTTGGAATGTGATCTGGGACAGACGGAGTTTACACCACCTGGATGTGTCTCCTTAATTAATGTGTCAGAGCCATGTCTTG GTCCACCATTCACTCATCAGCGAATGCCCCGTAAAATGGTGTACTATGGAGAAACTAGTTGTGATCAGGATACAGAAAGATATATCGACACAGTGAAGTATGTGTTTAACTCCTACAAGAAAGAAGTGCCTTTGGTCATCAATACAATGGGATGGGTGAAAG GTGTTGGATTGCTGCTTCTGATAGATATCATTCGACTGCTGGCACCCAGTCACATTGTTCAGATCAGTGTGGAAGACTTTAAGGATATGCCTCGCTTTACCCCAGAATATATTAATCTTGCTGCTGGCCTACATACAAAAGGCAAACTACAGGGCAAGTGTAAGAGCATGGATGTGAGTGGAATGGAGGATTGGAAGCAGTATGAAGGAGAAAGCGACTTTCAAACATCGACTACAGGACATAAATTGCTGTGCGTACAACCAAAATTCCCTGGAGCAGGGAATGCTGGTGAAGC ACGGGTCCATAGCAGTATCCTCCGGGATATGGCAATGTTAGGTTACCTTGGCCAGCTTCAGCCTCTGGAAACAAGATCAGTACGTCCTTTACACAGTCTGGTTCCCTATCAG GTACCTTTCAATGCTGTTGCGCTCAGGGTTATTCACACTGATGTTGCTCCTACACACATCCTGTATTCAGTAAATGCCAGCTGGGTCGGTCTCTGCAGGATATTGGATGAGGTCAGATGTCCGACTGATGGGCCAGTCTTGCTTACGCAGACACCAGTCTGTGATTGCTTGGGCTTCG gaattatCCGAGGGGTTGACATGGAGAGGAAGCTTTACCATATTCTGACTCCAGTACCTCCAGAAAACTTAAGACTTGTAAACAGTCTGCTGCTGGGAACTATCACCATTCCAGATTGTGTCTTTACAAACCAG CAGGGAACTGAAGGGGAGATCCCCTATGTGACATCTGAATACAATTATGACATTTCGGGAGCTGGGAAGTTGAAAATGAAGAAGCACCTCAAGAGAAGAGAACACAGTAGATCATAA
- the NOL9 gene encoding polynucleotide 5'-hydroxyl-kinase NOL9 isoform X2 — translation MCHVRQSGSCFTPEDAALASTGIGKRDPESGLLLSESSVSAIEELIQACCEEDDGCPVILVCGPKSIGKSTFNRYLINLLLNHLPCVEYLECDLGQTEFTPPGCVSLINVSEPCLGPPFTHQRMPRKMVYYGETSCDQDTERYIDTVKYVFNSYKKEVPLVINTMGWVKGVGLLLLIDIIRLLAPSHIVQISVEDFKDMPRFTPEYINLAAGLHTKGKLQGKCKSMDVSGMEDWKQYEGESDFQTSTTGHKLLCVQPKFPGAGNAGEARVHSSILRDMAMLGYLGQLQPLETRSVRPLHSLVPYQVPFNAVALRVIHTDVAPTHILYSVNASWVGLCRILDEVRCPTDGPVLLTQTPVCDCLGFGIIRGVDMERKLYHILTPVPPENLRLVNSLLLGTITIPDCVFTNQQGTEGEIPYVTSEYNYDISGAGKLKMKKHLKRREHSRS, via the exons ATGTGCCACGTG AGACAAAGTGGTTCTTGCTTCACACCAGAAGATGCAGCTCTAGCTTCTACTGGTATTGGGAAACGTGATCCTGAAAGTGGCCTGCTTTTGTCAGAGAGTTCAGTTTCAGCAATTGAAGAGTTAATACAAGCGTGTTGTG AGGAAGATGATGGTTGTCCTGTCATTCTGGTGTGTGGCCCAAAAAGTATTGGGAAATCAACTTTTAACAGATATCTCATTAACCTGTTGCTGAATCA CCTTCCTTGTGTTGAATATTTGGAATGTGATCTGGGACAGACGGAGTTTACACCACCTGGATGTGTCTCCTTAATTAATGTGTCAGAGCCATGTCTTG GTCCACCATTCACTCATCAGCGAATGCCCCGTAAAATGGTGTACTATGGAGAAACTAGTTGTGATCAGGATACAGAAAGATATATCGACACAGTGAAGTATGTGTTTAACTCCTACAAGAAAGAAGTGCCTTTGGTCATCAATACAATGGGATGGGTGAAAG GTGTTGGATTGCTGCTTCTGATAGATATCATTCGACTGCTGGCACCCAGTCACATTGTTCAGATCAGTGTGGAAGACTTTAAGGATATGCCTCGCTTTACCCCAGAATATATTAATCTTGCTGCTGGCCTACATACAAAAGGCAAACTACAGGGCAAGTGTAAGAGCATGGATGTGAGTGGAATGGAGGATTGGAAGCAGTATGAAGGAGAAAGCGACTTTCAAACATCGACTACAGGACATAAATTGCTGTGCGTACAACCAAAATTCCCTGGAGCAGGGAATGCTGGTGAAGC ACGGGTCCATAGCAGTATCCTCCGGGATATGGCAATGTTAGGTTACCTTGGCCAGCTTCAGCCTCTGGAAACAAGATCAGTACGTCCTTTACACAGTCTGGTTCCCTATCAG GTACCTTTCAATGCTGTTGCGCTCAGGGTTATTCACACTGATGTTGCTCCTACACACATCCTGTATTCAGTAAATGCCAGCTGGGTCGGTCTCTGCAGGATATTGGATGAGGTCAGATGTCCGACTGATGGGCCAGTCTTGCTTACGCAGACACCAGTCTGTGATTGCTTGGGCTTCG gaattatCCGAGGGGTTGACATGGAGAGGAAGCTTTACCATATTCTGACTCCAGTACCTCCAGAAAACTTAAGACTTGTAAACAGTCTGCTGCTGGGAACTATCACCATTCCAGATTGTGTCTTTACAAACCAG CAGGGAACTGAAGGGGAGATCCCCTATGTGACATCTGAATACAATTATGACATTTCGGGAGCTGGGAAGTTGAAAATGAAGAAGCACCTCAAGAGAAGAGAACACAGTAGATCATAA